The Apodemus sylvaticus chromosome 5, mApoSyl1.1, whole genome shotgun sequence genome has a segment encoding these proteins:
- the Tbc1d13 gene encoding TBC1 domain family member 13 isoform X1: MSSLHKSRIADFQDVLKEPSIVLEKLRELSFSGIPCEDGLRCLCWKILLNYLPLERASWTSILAKQRGLYSQFLREMIIQPGIAKANMGVSREDVTFEDHPLNPNPDSRWNTYFKDNEVLLQIDKDVRRLCPDISFFQRATEYPCLLILDPQNEFETLRKRVEQTTLKSQTVARNRSGVTNVSSPHRNSTPSALSEYEVLPNGCEAHWEVVERILFIYAKLNPGIAYVQGMNEIVGPLYYTFATDPNSEWKEHAEADTFFCFTNLMAEIRDNFIKSLDDSQCGITYKMEKVYSTLKDKDVELYLKLQEQNIKPQFFAFRWLTLLLSQEFLLPDVIRIWDSLFADGNRFDFLLLVCCAMLILIREQLLQGDFTVNMRLLQDYPISDVCQILQKAKELQDSK, from the exons ATGTCGAGTCTGCACAAGAGCCG GATTGCAGATTTCCAGGATGTCCTGAAGGAGCCCTCCATTGTGTTGGAAAAGCTTCGAGAACTCAGTTTTAGTG GCATCCCCTGTGAGGACGGACTGCGGTGCCTCTGCTGGAAG ATCCTCCTGAACTACCTCCCTTTGGAGAGAGCCTCGTGGACATCCATCCTGGCCAAGCAGAG GGGGCTCTATTCGCAGTTCCTGAGAGAGATGATTATCCAGCCTGGCATCGCCAAGGCCAACATGGGTGTATCCAGGGAGGATGTGACCTTTGAGGACCAT CCTCTGAACCCAAACCCTGACAGCAGGTGGAACACATATTTTAAGGACAACGAGGTGCTACTACAGATTGACAAAGATGTCCG GAGGCTGTGCCCAGATATATCCTTCTTCCAAAGAGCCACTGAGTACCCCTGCCTCCTCATCCTGGACCCACAGAATGAGTTTGAGACCCTTCGTAAGCGGGTGGAGCAGACGACACTGAAGTCTCAGACAGTGGCCCGGAACCGAAGCGGGGTCACAAAT GTGAGCTCTCCGCACAGGAACAGCACACCATCAGCCCTGAGCGAGTACGAGGTTCTACCCAATGGCTGTGAAGCCCACTGGGAGGTGGTGGAGCGCATCCTGTTCATCTACGCCAAGCTCAACCCTGGCATTGCTTACGTGCAGGGCATGAATGAGATTGTGGGCCCCCTGTACTACACGTTTGCCACTGACCCTAACAGCGAGTGGAAAG AGCACGCTGAAGCAGATACTTTTTTCTGCTTCACCAACCTCATGGCTGAGATCCGGGACAACTTCATCAAGAGCCTGGATGACTCCCAGTGCGGCATCACCTACAAGATGGAAAAGGTGTACTCCACCTTGAAGGATAAGGACGTAGAGCTCTACCTGAAGCTG CAAGAGCAGAACATCAAGCCTCAGTTCTTTGCCTTTCGATGGCTGACACTACTGCTGTCCCAGGAGTTCTTGCTGCCTGATGTCATCCGGATCTGGGACTCGCTCTTTGCTGATGGCAACCGCTTTGATTTCCTCCTCCTGGTCTGCTGTGCAATGCTCAT ACTGATCCGGGAGCAGTTGCTGCAGGGGGACTTCACTGTCAACATGAGGCTTCTGCAG GATTATCCCATCTCAGACGTCTGCCAGATCCTGCAGAAAGCCAAGGAACTCCAAGACTCGAAGTAA
- the Tbc1d13 gene encoding TBC1 domain family member 13 isoform X2 yields the protein MIIQPGIAKANMGVSREDVTFEDHPLNPNPDSRWNTYFKDNEVLLQIDKDVRRLCPDISFFQRATEYPCLLILDPQNEFETLRKRVEQTTLKSQTVARNRSGVTNVSSPHRNSTPSALSEYEVLPNGCEAHWEVVERILFIYAKLNPGIAYVQGMNEIVGPLYYTFATDPNSEWKEHAEADTFFCFTNLMAEIRDNFIKSLDDSQCGITYKMEKVYSTLKDKDVELYLKLQEQNIKPQFFAFRWLTLLLSQEFLLPDVIRIWDSLFADGNRFDFLLLVCCAMLILIREQLLQGDFTVNMRLLQDYPISDVCQILQKAKELQDSK from the exons ATGATTATCCAGCCTGGCATCGCCAAGGCCAACATGGGTGTATCCAGGGAGGATGTGACCTTTGAGGACCAT CCTCTGAACCCAAACCCTGACAGCAGGTGGAACACATATTTTAAGGACAACGAGGTGCTACTACAGATTGACAAAGATGTCCG GAGGCTGTGCCCAGATATATCCTTCTTCCAAAGAGCCACTGAGTACCCCTGCCTCCTCATCCTGGACCCACAGAATGAGTTTGAGACCCTTCGTAAGCGGGTGGAGCAGACGACACTGAAGTCTCAGACAGTGGCCCGGAACCGAAGCGGGGTCACAAAT GTGAGCTCTCCGCACAGGAACAGCACACCATCAGCCCTGAGCGAGTACGAGGTTCTACCCAATGGCTGTGAAGCCCACTGGGAGGTGGTGGAGCGCATCCTGTTCATCTACGCCAAGCTCAACCCTGGCATTGCTTACGTGCAGGGCATGAATGAGATTGTGGGCCCCCTGTACTACACGTTTGCCACTGACCCTAACAGCGAGTGGAAAG AGCACGCTGAAGCAGATACTTTTTTCTGCTTCACCAACCTCATGGCTGAGATCCGGGACAACTTCATCAAGAGCCTGGATGACTCCCAGTGCGGCATCACCTACAAGATGGAAAAGGTGTACTCCACCTTGAAGGATAAGGACGTAGAGCTCTACCTGAAGCTG CAAGAGCAGAACATCAAGCCTCAGTTCTTTGCCTTTCGATGGCTGACACTACTGCTGTCCCAGGAGTTCTTGCTGCCTGATGTCATCCGGATCTGGGACTCGCTCTTTGCTGATGGCAACCGCTTTGATTTCCTCCTCCTGGTCTGCTGTGCAATGCTCAT ACTGATCCGGGAGCAGTTGCTGCAGGGGGACTTCACTGTCAACATGAGGCTTCTGCAG GATTATCCCATCTCAGACGTCTGCCAGATCCTGCAGAAAGCCAAGGAACTCCAAGACTCGAAGTAA